The nucleotide sequence TTACAAATTACACCTAAACATGGCCTAAGTATTGCCATGCAAATTACACCTAGAATGTTTGCATCTTTGGTAGGAAATTAATGTTGACACTGTACATGTTAATATGTAGTAGGCCTCACTTGATTTTGAAGATTTCATTGGACACCAATTGTTGAGACAGTGAATAACTATATATTTTTCTAATTCTAATTTTAAGAGCAACTTTTAGGTAGATTTTAGGTACTCCTATATAAATAATAGCTATACATTTTTCTAATTCTGGTTTTAAGAGTAACTCTTTAGGTAGGTTTTAGATACTCCTATATATACCACTTTCCTTATAATTGGCGTAGGATAGAACTTTGGCGATTCATGCATTAATTTCCACTAGAATCATGTCCGTGCATTGCAACGAAAAAAAATAATACCACATTAGCCGCCTTGTCCGCCAGGACATCATCGCACGCCCTCCGCTACGTACACAATGGTCATCAACGCTGTCGGAGCTTCGTATCGGACGTGGACACGTGATCCGATGTTCGTATCAGAATCGGGTAGTACGTGGGCACGTGAGCTCCGAGTAGAGATGATTCATATCGGACACGGACGTGTGAGCAATGATAACTTGGTATCACCAGGTAGACGATGACGTTTGAGTCTTTTTAGGTGTAGATTGTTGTGAAGTAGATGACGTGGGCTGGTCATGCGCACATCTCTAGCAGCCAAAGTCCAGCTAGAACCTTCTTTTCCTTCCTGTTCGCTCACGCGTTTGACTTGACAAAACCATCATGCATAATCATGCATGGGATCTAAGGTAGAAACCTATattaaagttgtagtactcgatggAATCCAAAACTTTTCAAATCAAACTTTTTCTGACTTAATTTAGAAGTTCAAATATTTGTGAAGTAAGCGTAGCTCAGCTGGTTGGGTTCCATCATTCCGTGTGATAGAACCTGCCCATTCGGTTTTAAGTCCCCGACTTGACACGAGTGTTCGCATTTCCtggatttattccaggatttaacggcAGGCGACGTGCCTATCGACAGTGAGGCGTCTGTGGTGACTTCATCAATTTCGAGATTTGTCGGTCCAACTCAgttcttcggaggtgctcataaggGTAAGATATGCGTGCGTACATTCATAGGGTTGAGTGGGCGCTCGTGTTTGTGAGCGTCTGCGTCTGTAATTGGGTCTCGCAAAAAAAAAGTTCAAATATTCATTACAATATTCGTTAAAGTGAATAAGAAATTGTATCATCGATGAGCGGTTTTGTAGTGGCTTAATTGGGGTGGATGAGGTTTGAGATTCTTTATTCAGTTCCTGCATGCACGTGAAAAAATTGCATTTTGGTCCGTCTCTAGAAATCGATCTTTGGATAGTTACCTCTAGAAACCTTTAGAGACACACGTATAAAAGCGGAAGGACCTCCGAAAAACTATTCTATCCTGAAGTGCATCACCATGAGTCACGCATAGATTTCTAGTAAGTATATTTAATAGACTAACTGAACGTTGGCACTTGATTCACACTGTTGAGGTGACTACTTCAATTTTCCATAAAGACACGATCTATCTGCCCTAGTGATGAAGCTACCAAAATAAACCCTAGCTAGTTATTCTTTCCGCAACCTTGCAGAATTgaggggctgtttggttcctgTAGGAATTCctaaaattcatatcacatcgaatgtttgaacacatgcatagagtattaaatatagactaattacaaaattaattgcataacttgcgactaatttgcgagatgaatcttttaagcctaattagtccatgatttaataaCGTGGTACTACAGTAAACATGCTCTAATGgcatattaattaggcttaaaattttCGTCTCGGAAATTAACCTCcttctatgtaattagttttgtaattaatctatatttaatgctccttattaatatctaaacatttgatatgacataaattttagaagcgactaatGAACCAAACACCTCCTGAGACGGTGAAACCGAATGACATTGGGCAGCAGCCTATGCACGGCCATCAAGCGTGAGGCAGAAGCAGTCGCCGGGAAGGCCGCCGGACAAGGTGTCACAGCGCCCGCCGGCATAGCCTTTGCTTGTGCATCGCTTGAGGCAGGAGGGAGCATTGCCTCTGTCGGAGAGAGCATTGCCGTCTGTGCTGGGGAAGCATGGACCAATCTTGATCTCCCGGTGACGGTGACCTTTACAGATGAACGAATTTCAGTTAAAAAGCTTGACCAAGAACCAGCTACATGCATTATATATTTAGATGCATATATGCGCAACGACTTTATAAAAAATGTGTAATATGGCCATGTTCTTATTACCGCCGGTTGCTGCCGGCGGCCCCCTCGAGGTTTCGTAGCCCTTCAACGCCGCCGACGGCTCTGGAGCAGCGCGATGTGATGTTGATGGCTCATCGGCGTTGGCTTGACCACCTACATACATATAGCATAGTTATCTGAGCAAGTGAAATGGAGTGTCTGTAGTATGGTCTAGTAATCAGATCTGTTAATTTAACCAGTAACAGTGTTACTAATTAAATTGTCGAATGCATAATTCGTAGGCTTACCGGTGGCCAAGAGTAGCACAAGTAAGAGAGGGAGGAACAGAGCCATGGCTGCAGACCGATTGATCATCATTATGAGGAGGAAGAGAGCTGAGCTGatgtcttctttttttttctttttcttttttgaatcGTGAGCTGATGTCTTTTGGAGTCACTCGCTATGTGCGTCTATTTATATAGGCAGCCCTCGACAGTCAATGGTCAACAATAGTTGCATTGTTTATGGGATAAGATAAACATTACTACTCATCGGGGTGCATCATTGGCAGGAATTAATTCGTGCTATACTACAATAATCTACTATGCATTGCAGCATTGTTTGGCAGGAAACTAATGCCGACCATATGACTGTCACACCTTATATATGGATTTGCCACGCAAATTGCACCTGGTCTGGTCTGGTATGTTGCATCTTTAGTAGGATATATTAATGTCTGGCCCAGTACAGCAGGTTAATATATAGTAGGCGTCACTTCATTTTGCTCATTTCATTTTACGCCAAAGGTTTAGGCAGTGAATAACTATATATTTTTCTAATTCTAATTTTAAGAGCAACTTTTAGGTAGACTTTTTAGATACTCCTATATATTCCGAGCTTCTATCTAGACCCTGTTTGGATCAAAGAGATAATAGTTATCTGCTAATAATTAACTCCTTAGATTCTAATAGGTCTAGCTAATTGTTAACTGAATACCAAACTAACAACTATTTCACTAGCTGAACAAAACTAGCTAATAACAGCTAATATTAGTTGTGGtctattagagcatctccaagactaCCCTATTTTTTCTCCTCAAATCATGTAGTTTTGCAACTCCCAAAAAAGTATTGGGAGGAAAAAAAATGTCATCTTCAATAGTTTCCAATAAATgacttaaaaattcaaatttaggtCCCACGTCCATATTTGGTcggtctttttttttttctcgcGGCACTTCAACAGGGTCGCGATCCCGACGCCGCGTTCCTGCCGCCGCCACCAACTCCCAGCCGGCTGCTGCCGCCTTCTGGCCAGCCGAGCCCTCCTCGCAGCCATCGAGTAGTAGCATTCGGCAGTAGGCCATCCAACAGTAGCATGCAGGCAAAACCCGGTGTAGTAGTAGTAGCATTCTGCAGCAGGCTATCAGCAGCTTGGGGCGAATCCAGTTATCAAGTTAACCGGGGTCATCACATTTATATAACGGGGTCATCGTTGTTGATGGATTGTGATAAACAGTAATTCTCTACTATCATCGGGGTCAGACGACCCCGGTAATGTAGGCTAGATTCGCCCCTGTCAGCAGCAGCCGGCCTTCAGGTAGAATCATCAGCAGTCATTCGAGGAACATGTAGCTAGCCATCACCAGAGGCAGCAGTAGTCGCCAGCCATCTAGTAGGACAAGCTGCTGGCTCACGGCCAGCAAGAAAGGTAGCAGGAAACGAAGGAACCAAATTCACAGAACACAAGTTCATTCAGCAACAGTACCATGCATCACACAGTGCAAGACAAGCCAGCCGATTTCAGCAGCAGGCGCCCAGGCCATCAGATAAATATACAGGGATACACATAACTTATATTCATTCAAAAGTAAATAATACTTCAACTTACATGATAGCGCAAATTAAATAAACAGTATTCATAATGCAAACTAGTTCACTGAATCCAAAAACAATTGGATGTAAAAATAAAATGACATGAACTAATTCTAATTCGCCAGACGATGGCATTGTTTGGCTGGTCTATAATCCGTTTGTGCTAATTTGctccctgttcgtttgggcttgtttggcttataagccatggctgaaaatattattggctgatttggtataagagaaaaatactattcgttggttgataagccatgacttataagccaaatatgaCCAAACGAACAAGCTATTGTACAATTGATTTGTTAggggagaaaaatattataccatagcttataagccggcttataTGAACAACCGAACATGGCAGACGAGCACATTGGTTGGGAATAGCAAAAAGAGTTAAAATATAAAAGCGGGTGAGGAAGACAAGCCCAATCATTTCAGACaaattaaatatgctgatttgctacTGTCTAACCTATAAGTTTATGTTCATGATCAACCAAATTTTATAATCAAAACATGTCGCAGCTAGCCCTGACTACAAATGAATGCATTGACGGTGGTGACTTTACAGATAAAAGGTACTCCTTTGACCTATGGTTGCAGCCAGCCCCGTTCACAACAGGAGAAGCATAGCACAAATACTATACACCAATCAGGCATATGGTATTGTTATTCTATAAACCAAAGGCAGGAGTTCTGCCGTGCTAAGTGGATATATCATTCATGCTTTATAAATCtcatacaactaaaaagaacaaaaataaGACTATTTTTTTGTGCGACTTTTTTTTGAGGTCGCTCCTTCTTTCCGTCCGTGCCATACCACGTCCCCCGTCACCTGCTCCCTCGCCTCCCCTCGAATCACGCTCCATCCCCCTCCAATCATGCTCCCTCCCTTCCCCATGTGCGCACCCAACCCGCCGCCGCCTCTCCCACTgttccctcccctcccctcccctccgcaACGCCACCGCCCGCACCCTTGCTCTCCCGATCCAGTCCGCCCTCGCGGTCACGCAACTCGGCCGTCGCCCTTCGGATTCTCGCACTTGGGTCCTGGCGCCCGCCGCTGCTTGTCCACTGCCACGACCTTCCTAGCCAGCCAAGCTATGACGCCGGTGGCCGCGGCGGCCCCTTCCCTCCATCCGTACTCCACAGAAAAAGAGCAAGAAAGACGGCGACGGCATCGAGGTCCTCCACCGTCCCTGCGACCTCCGCAGGCTGCGCGTCCCCCCACCGGAGCGCAGCCCCTCCTGCGATCTCCTGGCCGCCGCACGCCACGGCCTGCATGGccccagcagcagcgccgccgcaccCCTCCCCCTGGGGTTGCGACGCTGGCGCTGGTCACTACGACGCCGGGAAGCCGCTAGCTCCGCCCACCTCGACTTGCTAACGCGCTTCGCCTCTCCCAGTAGATTCGCTCCACCGCTCCCTCCTCCCGATTCCGGCGGCCCGATGCTGTGCCGAGCCAGCACGGGAGGCCTGAAGTGGGCAAACCATAACGGCGCACCCAGGCTGTCGGCGCGCTCGATGACGGCCATGTCAACCTCTAGCGTcccagcccaggcgcaggcaacCCAGCAACCAGTTAGCGCGTGCGACCTAGCGACGCTAGCCCAGGAGCCGGCGACCCTGCCACCGGCGGACCACGATGCCTCCAACCCGAGCAGATCCAGGTATTGCTTATCTTAGATAGAGTTATGGTCAACAGTTCCCCTCATGTTGTACACTCTTCTTCACAAGTTTCCTCTGTCTTTCATTAAATTACTATGTGCTCATTTGCTGATGGAGAAGACCAAAGGGAGATGATACGTGTGTACAAGCTGCTACCACAGTCGTCAAAAAAAAGATCAGTGCTAGGTGGGGCTTCTCGGTTCTCCTTACTTGATCTATTCCATAATTTTAGGTTACTTTTAAGATTAAAAGATACACATATATCACAGTCAAATTAGTTATTTTCATTTGTTATTGGAAAGATCATTGCTTGCATATGGCGTGCCTACCTACATGTCCTTCTAACGAGGATCACAGAATAAGCATTTTATACGTTCTTGAACAAATTAAATTTGGCGTAGTGCTTACGGTTTTCCTTCATTTTCAGAGGTGTACTTATTAAGGGTTTCATATCCTAGTTATGGTAAAGTGTGATCATCCAATACCGTCACAACATGCCAAGGTAAATTATCTAGGTGCAAGTATGGATTTAATTTACTGTCATAATTTTGTATTGCACAGTTTATCTTTACATAATTCTTACTATATTAGGTTCCTTACTATATTTTAATATGGGCTATAAGAAATTTATGCAGGCCTTAGATTCCACTCAATCTCCCAATTTACAAATATTTAACTTACTGCCATAATTTCCGGGATGCATATTCTAACTTTTACATAATGCTTCGTGTATTAGGTTTCTTGCTTAGTCCTTTCATGATTATAGTCGCATCACGACTTCCTTTCTCTGGTAAAATGCTTACTGTTAATAACAGTTGTTGTTCAGTTCATGTAATTCCTGCTGATGTTAGCTTTTGTGCATCCCACATAACTCTGATAGGTTGTGCACTATATCATCTACCATGGCATTTTACCTTCTGCCAACCTCTTCCTATACGAGTTGTCTTAGATTGGGTTCACAGTTACGAGAACCTCTTCCTATATTGATGATACAAATTATACGAGTTTATGATACTTTTCTCAATTGTGTTTACTTGCTTAATACCAGTAAGTGGGATTCAGAATGATGCAAATTAGATTCTATCCCAGCAACTTCTAGGGCTCTCATGTGAATATGATGTTTTTCAGATTATTTGCTTCATTTTTTATATGATTTGTACGGATTTCAGTACGATGCACAGTAGATTCTAATATAAATCCTACTGATTCCTCGATTTTCCCTTTCTACATCTAATTATGACACTATTGTTACATATACATTTCAACAACCCCTTCTTATCAACAATACATTTCAGATTGGCTGCCTATAACTTTCTGAAAGTGTGCTGGTGCTAATCTAAAAAAGGGTATGCTGTTGTTAATCCTAAAAAAAGAAGATATGCTGGTGTTACTTAAATAGGATATTACATATGGTTTCCAAATTTCAGtgccatgcatacactaaattCAGCAGGCTCTTCTTACTAACAATATATTTCAGATTGACCGCCTATAACTTGCTGAAGGTGTCCTGGTGCTAATCCTAAAAAAGGGTATCCTGCTGTTAATCTTAAAAAAAAGGTATGTTGGTGTTACTTAATTAGGATTAGGCTGTGCGCTTTGTATTTCTCTATGCCATATCAATCATCTGATTTGTGTTTCTTAAATGTCTCATAGTTTCCTGACCCTCAAACTCTATACGAACCCAGCTAGGCTCCATGGTACAAGCCAGGTATCCATGCTGACCTCCTCGCTTGAATACGATTTATCAGAGCCTTCTCATGTGGATCAAAACGACAAAACACATGTAGTTCAAAATTCGGTTCTACGATGCCAGCTTACCAATGCTTTTAGTGATAGTAGAGTTCGAATTATTTTTCATATGATTATAGTAGTCTGCTTAGTTTTAGTGAAGCTCTGTACTCTATGGTTGAAATGGTTTCTTTTGGGCTATAATTATTAATATATTTGAATATTGAATTATGATGCACTGGAGAGTTGTAAATAACTTCCTTACCTTTCTATTGTGTGCCTTCAATCATTAGACTCAGATGAACTACAAATTTCTGAATGTTAGTCTGTTTCAGGTAGCAGGAAACTGCATATATGCACATATATTTCTGGAGTACTGGCTTATTGCTGCACTGACCGGAAGTTCATGTTCAGAACCATTGTCATGCGGCAGTTTCTCTCTACCCATTACCTGTTTGTGCTAGCATCGTGCCCCTTCACTGCAAGCTTGCTCTCATGTTACCTTCATTTGTCCTCAGggaggtagattgatcgatattATCTGACAACTGCCATCGTTCTGGTTCAAATACATTGAATTAATTTAGGTTCTGCACTCTGGAATAGGTCAGAGGTATGGTGCCTATTTTGACTGTTTTCA is from Miscanthus floridulus cultivar M001 chromosome 7, ASM1932011v1, whole genome shotgun sequence and encodes:
- the LOC136464930 gene encoding uncharacterized protein, which codes for MMINRSAAMALFLPLLLVLLLATGGQANADEPSTSHRAAPEPSAALKGYETSRGPPAATGGHRHREIKIGPCFPSTDGNALSDRGNAPSCLKRCTSKGYAGGRCDTLSGGLPGDCFCLTLDGRA